In a single window of the Gossypium hirsutum isolate 1008001.06 chromosome D02, Gossypium_hirsutum_v2.1, whole genome shotgun sequence genome:
- the LOC107948813 gene encoding probable LRR receptor-like serine/threonine-protein kinase At1g14390, with translation METSRVGFCLLLCTIFMVVPVSIGQLTSTETRLLFQVQKLLEYPEVLQGWTKWTNFCYLPHSPSLKIVCANSRVTEITIVGNRSSPANVVPGSGPQGLSGKFSMDSLFTVLTKFSSLRVLSLVSLGLWGPLPPKINRFHSLQALNMTSNFISGRIPKQIASFQNLTSLVLADNLFNGSVPDLTGLPLLKVVNLGGNLLGPQFPSLSQSLVSITLSNNSFRSQIPSGLKKFNQLQRLDISSNKLVGPLPSFLLSLASIQYLNLAQNQLSGALASTTDCSNNLSFVDISNNLLIGKLPSCIGSNSRNKTVISSWNCLSTGNSNRQHPYSFCNKEALAVKPVESKEQEEPGINLGLILGIIGGVVAIAGAIALLMFVIIRRSRTTEDANYDERSIVDKMSVRSSPKPPIDSRRVPQTMRSAAIGLPRYRVFSLEEIEDATNNFNPSNFMGEGSQGQLYKGWLVDGSVVVVKCLKLQQKHAPQNLMQHMEVLSKLRHRHLVSVLGHCIVTYQDHPNVASTVFVVFEHISNGSLRDHLTDWKKKEILKWPQRMAITIGAARGVQFLHTGISPGIYGNDLKIDNILLDETLTPKISNYNIPLPLKTGSESPLSNRLSSDENEKEDIYQLGVLLLQAITGKLVTFSNELDGLKLELEKSLAEGPSKLRGVIDPSIRGTFADESMKTTVEFAINCLSKDSTKRPSIEDVLWNLQYSIQVQEGWASSGNLATHM, from the exons ATGGAGACTTCCAGGGTGGGTTTCTGTTTATTGCTTTGTACAATTTTCATGGTTGTTCCAGTTTCAATAGGTCAGCTTACTTCAACCGAAACCAGGCTCCTTTTCCAAGTTCAAAAGCTTCTTGAATACCCTGAGGTACTTCAAGGATGGACAAAGTGGACCAACTTCTGTTATCTCCCTCATTCTCCTTCTCTCAAGATTGTGTGTGCAAACAGTCGCGTGACGGAGATAACCATCGTTGGAAACAGGAGCTCTCCAGCGAATGTTGTACCAGGTTCTGGACCACAGGGTTTGTCCGGCAAGTTTTCCATGGATTCATTATTCACTGTCCTAACCAAGTTTTCTAGTTTGAGAGTATTGTCCCTGGTGTCCCTGGGGTTATGGGGTCCCTTGCCTCCCAAGATCAACAGGTTTCATTCACTCCAAGCTCTCAACATGACCTCTAATTTCATCTCCGGGAGGATTCCTAAGCAGATTGCATCGTTCCAGAATCTAACAAGTCTGGTTTTGGCTGACAATCTGTTCAATGGCAGTGTTCCAGATCTTACAGGCTTACCACTCCTTAAAGTTGTGAATTTGGGTGGCAACCTCCTTGGACCTCAGTTTCCTTCATTAAGCCAAAGTCTAGTAAGCATCACGTTGAGCAACAACTCATTTAGATCCCAGATCCCTTCAGGACTGAAGAAATTCAATCAGCTCCAGAGGCTGGACATCTCTTCTAATAAACTTGTGGGACCACTCCCATCGTTTCTACTCTCCTTGGCTTCAATTCAGTATCTTAATTTGGCCCAAAACCAATTAAGCGGAGCCCTTGCTTCCACTACAGACTGTAGTAACAACCTCTCCTTTGTAGATATCTCAAACAACCTTTTGATAGGAAAACTCCCTTCATGCATCGGATCAAACTCCAGAAACAAAACAGTCATTAGTTCATGGAATTGTCTGTCTACTGGGAATTCAAATCGCCAACATCCTTATTCATTTTGCAACAAAGAAGCATTGGCTGTTAAGCCTGTGGAAAGCAAGGAGCAGGAGGAGCCTGGGATCAACTTGGGCCTAATACTCGGTATCATTGGAGGCGTTGTTGCCATTGCAGGAGCTATTGCTTTGTTGATGTTTGTGATTATTCGAAGATCACGAACAACTGAAGACGCAAATTATGATGAAAGGTCCATTGTAGACAAAATGTCTGTTCGTAGCTCTCCCAAACCACCCATTGATTCAA GGCGTGTTCCACAGACAATGAGATCAGCTGCAATTGGGCTTCCACGATATCGCGttttcagcttggaagaaattgAAGATGCAACCAACAACTTTAACCCATCAAATTTTATGGGGGAAGGATCTCAAGGGCAG CTCTATAAAGGTTGGCTTGTAGATGGGTCAGTGGTGGTGGTAAAATGTTTGAAACTACAGCAGAAGCATGCACCTCAAAATCTGATGCAACACATGGAAGTTTTGTCCAAGCTAAGGCATCGTCATTTGGTTAGCGTTCTGGGACACTGTATTGTAACTTACCAGGATCATCCTAATGTTGCCAGTACTGTGTTCGTTGTTTTTGAGCACATTTCCAACGGATCATTGCGGGACCATCTTACTG ATTGGAAAAAGAAGGAGATACTGAAATGGCCACAGAGAATGGCAATCACCATTGGAGCTGCAAGAGGAGTTCAATTCCTGCATACAGGAATTTCGCCTGGGATTTACGGAAACGATTTAAAGATTGATAATATTTTGTTGGATGAGACTCTTACACCCAAAATTAGTAATTACAACATCCCATTGCCACTTAAG ACGGGTTCGGAAAGCCCCCTCTCAAATCGCCTTAGCAG TGATGAAAATGAGAAGGAAGACATTTATCAACTGGGAGTTCTGCTGCTACAGGCTATTACCGGTAAACTGGTCACATTCTCAAATGAATTGGATGGGCTTAAACTTGAG CTGGAAAAGAGCTTAGCTGAAGGGCCATCGAAGTTAAGAGGTGTGATTGATCCCTCAATACGAGGCACTTTTGCAGATGAATCAATGAAGACCACAGTTGAATTCGCTATAAATTGCCTGTCAAAAGATTCAACCAAACGCCCCTCGATAGAAGACGTCCTTTGGAATTTGCAATATTCGATTCAAGTTCAGGAAGGATGGGCCAGTAGTGGAAACCTCGCCACACATATGTAA